A DNA window from Thermococcus sp. 4557 contains the following coding sequences:
- a CDS encoding type II toxin-antitoxin system VapC family toxin — translation MIVTDASFVVDALVVPRRKKKDETYLRQLKRHRRSKELLSFFLEEGFQLYIPFLGLVEVSSLLVRKLGKRANIDTALEFLDEYFFVVSEKDLEEFILEIARETGSRAADIYYISLAKMKGAVLVTVDRKMAEISKDVGVKVILVE, via the coding sequence ATGATAGTGACAGATGCGTCTTTTGTAGTTGATGCCCTTGTCGTCCCTCGAAGGAAGAAAAAAGATGAGACGTATCTGAGGCAGTTGAAACGCCACCGGCGCTCTAAAGAGTTGCTGTCGTTCTTTTTGGAAGAGGGCTTCCAGCTTTACATACCCTTTCTTGGCCTTGTGGAGGTTTCTTCTCTTCTTGTCAGGAAACTCGGAAAAAGAGCCAACATTGATACTGCCTTAGAGTTTTTGGATGAATACTTCTTCGTGGTCTCTGAAAAAGACTTGGAGGAATTCATACTGGAAATCGCAAGAGAGACAGGTTCAAGGGCCGCGGATATCTACTACATTTCCCTAGCGAAGATGAAAGGCGCGGTCCTTGTAACCGTAGACAGGAAAATGGCTGAGATTTCAAAAGACGTGGGTGTCAAGGTGATTTTAGTGGAGTGA
- a CDS encoding DUF167 domain-containing protein has product MSAKFLKETKDGTLLLVYVQPKAKKNEIEGIDEWRGRLKVKIKAPPVEGKANKELVKFLSKLLGAEVELVRGETSREKDLLVRGLRVEEVKEKLEGTLLRT; this is encoded by the coding sequence ATGAGCGCGAAGTTCCTGAAGGAGACCAAGGATGGAACGCTTCTCCTGGTATATGTCCAGCCGAAGGCGAAGAAGAACGAGATTGAGGGGATAGACGAGTGGCGCGGAAGGCTGAAGGTCAAGATAAAGGCCCCGCCGGTTGAGGGGAAGGCAAACAAAGAGCTGGTGAAGTTCCTCTCGAAGCTCCTCGGTGCGGAGGTTGAGCTCGTCAGAGGGGAGACGAGCAGGGAGAAGGATTTGCTTGTTAGGGGATTGAGGGTAGAAGAAGTGAAAGAAAAACTAGAAGGGACCCTACTCAGAACGTGA
- a CDS encoding phosphorylating glyceraldehyde-3-phosphate dehydrogenase, which translates to MKVKVGVNGYGTIGKRVAYAVTKQDDMKLIGVTKTKPDFEAYRAKELGIPVYAASEEFLQRFEKAGFEVAGTLSDLLNEVDVIVDATPGGMGAKNKALYEKAGVKAIFQGGEKATTADVSFVAQANYEKALGKDYVRVVSCNTTGLTRTLSAIGEYIDYVYAVMIRRAADPNDAKRGPVNAITPSVTVPSHHGPDVQTVIPINIETSAFVVPTTLMHVHSIMVELKKPVEAKDVVDIFENTTRVLLFEKGKGFDSTAQLIEFARDLHREWNNLYEIAVWKESISVRGNRLFYIQAVHQESDVVPENIDAIRAMFEMAEKWESIRKTNESLGILK; encoded by the coding sequence ATGAAGGTGAAGGTTGGAGTCAATGGATACGGAACAATTGGAAAGCGCGTCGCCTACGCGGTCACGAAGCAGGACGATATGAAGCTCATAGGCGTCACCAAGACGAAGCCGGACTTTGAAGCGTATCGCGCGAAGGAGCTCGGAATCCCTGTCTACGCCGCCAGCGAGGAGTTCCTGCAGAGGTTCGAGAAGGCCGGCTTTGAGGTCGCCGGAACTCTCAGTGACCTTCTCAATGAGGTTGACGTCATCGTCGACGCCACCCCGGGAGGGATGGGAGCTAAAAACAAGGCCCTCTACGAGAAGGCCGGCGTTAAGGCGATTTTCCAGGGCGGTGAGAAGGCCACCACCGCGGATGTTTCCTTCGTGGCCCAGGCCAACTACGAGAAGGCCCTCGGAAAGGACTACGTCCGCGTCGTCTCCTGCAACACCACAGGCCTTACCAGAACCCTCTCGGCGATTGGGGAGTACATCGACTACGTCTACGCGGTCATGATTCGCCGCGCGGCTGACCCGAACGACGCCAAGCGCGGCCCGGTCAACGCCATAACCCCGAGCGTTACCGTCCCGTCCCACCACGGCCCGGACGTCCAGACTGTTATCCCAATTAACATCGAGACCTCAGCCTTCGTCGTTCCGACCACGCTCATGCACGTTCACAGCATCATGGTCGAGCTGAAGAAGCCGGTCGAGGCCAAGGACGTTGTGGACATCTTCGAGAACACCACGCGCGTTCTCCTCTTCGAGAAGGGGAAGGGCTTCGACAGCACGGCCCAGCTCATAGAGTTCGCCCGCGACCTGCACCGCGAGTGGAACAACCTCTACGAGATAGCCGTCTGGAAAGAGAGCATCAGCGTCCGCGGAAACAGGTTGTTCTACATTCAGGCCGTTCATCAGGAGAGCGACGTGGTTCCGGAGAACATCGACGCGATAAGGGCGATGTTCGAGATGGCGGAGAAGTGGGAGAGCATAAGGAAGACGAACGAGAGCCTGGGGATTTTGAAGTAA
- a CDS encoding molybdopterin-binding protein, protein MFAEILTIGDELLTGNTVDSNSAFIAQKLTERGYWVRRKTTVGDDIEEIKTAIREILARKPEVLVISGGLGPTHDDVTMLAVAEALGKKFVLCEPCLERIREFYRELYEKGLIDDPELNEGRKKMAYLPEGAEPLENTEGAAPGAYIEHEGVKIFVLPGMPREMKAMLEREVLPRLGERKFIQRKLLAEITDESKLAPILIEALKRFRVRIHSSPKGFGRYIGIIIFGESEDEIERAKAFMEELGVRFEEGW, encoded by the coding sequence ATGTTCGCCGAGATACTCACGATAGGCGACGAACTGCTCACGGGAAACACCGTGGACAGCAACTCCGCATTTATTGCCCAGAAGCTCACCGAGAGGGGGTACTGGGTGAGGAGAAAGACGACCGTTGGCGACGACATTGAGGAAATCAAGACCGCCATTCGGGAAATCCTCGCGAGAAAGCCTGAGGTTCTGGTCATCTCCGGCGGCCTCGGGCCTACTCACGACGACGTTACAATGCTGGCCGTTGCCGAGGCCCTGGGCAAAAAGTTCGTCCTCTGCGAGCCGTGCCTTGAGAGGATCAGGGAGTTCTACCGCGAGCTCTACGAAAAGGGTCTGATAGACGACCCCGAGCTCAACGAGGGGAGGAAGAAGATGGCCTACCTGCCGGAGGGCGCGGAGCCCCTTGAGAACACCGAAGGGGCCGCCCCAGGAGCGTACATCGAGCACGAAGGGGTAAAGATATTCGTCCTTCCCGGAATGCCGCGTGAGATGAAGGCAATGCTTGAGCGGGAAGTTCTGCCGAGGCTCGGCGAGAGGAAGTTCATCCAGAGGAAGCTGCTGGCTGAGATAACCGACGAGAGCAAGCTGGCGCCGATTCTAATCGAGGCACTCAAAAGGTTCCGCGTGAGAATACACTCATCGCCGAAGGGTTTCGGCAGGTACATCGGCATCATAATCTTCGGCGAGAGCGAGGATGAGATAGAGAGGGCCAAGGCCTTCATGGAGGAGCTGGGGGTTCGCTTCGAGGAGGGCTGGTAG
- a CDS encoding DUF402 domain-containing protein, producing MKIHLIYRRIPNRVLERDDEVIADLGEVVVAKAKFEGMLAPLRVNGVEVIKNGYRMLYFAFVGENYDILKVYDENGKFKGLYIDVLAYTRREGNTLEMLDLFLDIFVFPDGEAFLIDEDELEMALNYGLIDRKTSDLAYRVAREILEKLKRGEFPPDIVWEYDWRD from the coding sequence ATTCCGAACCGGGTTCTCGAGCGGGACGACGAGGTTATAGCCGATTTAGGTGAGGTAGTGGTTGCCAAAGCTAAGTTCGAGGGCATGCTCGCCCCCCTCAGGGTGAACGGCGTTGAGGTCATCAAAAACGGCTACCGCATGCTCTATTTCGCCTTCGTTGGAGAGAACTACGACATCCTGAAGGTCTACGACGAAAACGGCAAGTTCAAGGGGCTTTACATCGACGTTCTCGCCTACACGAGGCGCGAAGGAAACACCCTTGAGATGCTCGACCTCTTCCTCGACATCTTCGTCTTCCCGGACGGGGAAGCTTTCCTCATCGACGAGGACGAGCTTGAGATGGCCCTCAACTACGGGCTGATTGACAGGAAAACCTCTGATTTGGCCTACCGCGTTGCGAGGGAAATCCTCGAAAAGCTTAAACGCGGAGAGTTCCCGCCCGATATCGTGTGGGAGTACGACTGGAGGGATTAA